The DNA segment TCCTTGTATTGTTGGTCCAAAAATTTCATTAACTTCTAGCATAAAAAGTACTTTTACTTTTTGGTGTTTCTAGAAATTCAATTTTTGATACTTTTACATCAATTTTATTCATTTTTTCTTGAACAATTTTTAGAAGCCATTCTGATATATTTTCACTTGTTGGTACAAAATTTACAATAATATAGCTTTCATAAAGTTCTAAAAGTTCATTTTGAAAACCTTTTAAATTTACAGTTTTGTAACCTTCTTCAAAATCTATTAAATCTTTTTTATCAATCATTGGAAGAAGTGTACTAAAAAGAGGGTCATTTATATCTATTATGAATTTGTGATCTAAAATATCATCTAAAAATTTCTTAAACCAGTTTAGGTGCTTAAAGTCAGTTACCATTCCATCTTTTACTTTGTCTGATTTAAGATATACAATAACTTTCCCTTGATGACCATGAAGATGTCTGCACATTAAACATCCATCTAATGAAAATTCAATATTTAAAGATTGTGACCAAACTCTATGTCCATAGCAAAAATCAAATTCTTTTGATATTTCCCACATTAGTTAATTTCCTTATATTTTATAGGATCAATTGCATTTGCATTTTTAAATCCATTTAATCTTAATCTACAAGAATCACAAACTCCACATGCTTCAATCTCTTCTTTGTAGCAAGACCAAGTTAGATTTAGTGGAACATTTAATTTTATTGATTCTTCAACAATTTGTGTCTTACTTAAGTGAACTAAAGGAGTTATAATTCTTATTTTAGTATCTTCTTTTGTTCCTTCATTTATTGCTTTATTCATATCTTGTATGAAATTATCAGAACAGTCCGGATAACCTGAGCTATCTTCCTCAACAACTCCAATATATATGGCAGACGCTTCCTCTTTTTCAGCTATTGCACTAGCAATACTTAAAAAGATTCCATTTCTAAATGGAACATAAGTGATAGGAACAATACCTTTTTCAATACCTGACGTTGGTACATCTATTGTTTTGTCTGTTAGGGCACTAGCTCCAATTTGAGTAAAAAATGGTATATCTATTTCATATTTATTTAAGACATTCAATTTTTCGCAAATATCTCTAAAAGCTTTTAGCTCTCTTTCTTGAGTTCTTTGGCCATAATTAAAATGTACAGCTATTAATTCATAACCACTATTTTTTGCTATGTATGAACTTAGTGTAGAATCCATTCCACCACTTAAAATTACCACAGCTTTTTTATTAAAATTATTTATCATATATTAAAAAATCCTTATAATACTAAAAAATGTAAAAAGTATTGAAAATATAAACTTATCATAAGTTGGTTATAATAGCAAAAATTTTTAAAAGTGAGATAAATTTTATGGAAATCATGCAAGATGCAATAACTACACATATTTATACAATATATATTTTTTTAGCAATTATGCTTTTTAATTTATATTCGGTTGTTTCAAGTAAAAACTTTATTAGTTTAGCAAAGAAATTGAAATTTATGACACCTGTTTATCATTTAAGTAATGCAATAGTGATATATACAGGAACTATTGTTGCTTTTTATGCTCAACATTTTAGTTTAACAATTGCATTGATGATACCAGCGTCAATTTTTTTGCTTGTAATTGAGATAAAAAGATATAAAAAACAAAGAGTTATCAAAGTAGGGGATGTAAAGCTACAAGAAGAATTTTATGTATATGCTAAAAAAATATATATAATTGAAATTGCCGTTTTAGCTATGGTTTATATTATCTCTAAGGTATTTTGATGCAATACATATATGATAAGTTAGCAGGTAGTTTAACATTAGAAATAAAAGATGAAAATTATAATTACATAATAAAAGCTAGAAGACATAAGTTAGATGATTATATATCTTTTAGAAATCTTCAAGATGATTTTTTATATGTTTATAAAATCATTGAAATAAATAAGAAAAATACTATTTTAGAGCTTTTAAATAAAGAAGAAAAAATTGTTGAGAATAGTACTAAGTTACATATTGCTTGGTGTGTTGTTGATCCTAAAACAATATATGAAAATATTTCATCATTAAATGAATTAGGTGTAGATAGAATTAGTTTTGTTTATAGTGATTTTTCACAAAAGAATTTTAAAATAAATTTCGAAAAACTTGAAAAAATATTAATAAATTCTTCAACACAATGTGGAAGAAGTAGTATTATTAAATTTGATATTTTTAAGAATTTAAATACCTTTTTTAAAGAATTTCCAAATAGTTATATTTTAGATTTTTCTAATTCTTTAATTGATGATAAAAAGGGTGATATTAAAACTTTAGTTATTGGACCTGAAGGTGGTTTTTCTGAAAAAGAAAGAGAAAGTTTTGATAAAAATTTTGTTGTAGGAATAAAGTCTAATATAATATTAAGATCTGAAACAGCAATTATAACGGCTAGTTCAAAAATTATTGTATAAAAGAGTAGCTTAACTACTCTTTTATAATATTACCAATTTCTAACGATTGAATGACAGTTAGAACATGCATTTAACATATCTGAATAAGAGTTTCCAGCGTTAATAAATGCTTTGTTTTTTAAGTTTTCTTCTAATTCAACAACATCTAAAGTTATTCTTTTTGAAGCGTTTTCCGCTATATTAGACATATGTTTTTTATTTTCAGGAAGATATTGAACTATAGTACTTTTCTCAGAAAAAAGATTATTTCCTTCTTTTACAAGTTTATTTCCCTCTTTAATTAATTCAATATTGTTATTTAAAAAACCTTTTTGAATTAAAGCCATACCTTGTTCCATAGTAGCCATAGACTTTTGCATTACATCATTTGCAAAAAGTGAACCAGTTGCTAAAGATGCTATAAGTAATAATTTTGATAATTTCATTTTTCTCTCCTATATTTTGGAAAAGATGTTCTTAATGAACATCTCTCCATCTACTTGCTTTCCATAAGAATGCAAAGATTGCAAAAATCGCTAAATAGATTAGGAATTTAGGTCCTAACTCTTCTCTTTGAGCTTTTTTAGAATCTCCTACTTCTTCAAGATATTTAATAACTTGTGCTTGAGACTCTTGAGTTAACCCAACTCTTGGCATTGCTGTACCTTCAAGTTGTTTTTGAGGATCATTAATAAATGTTTCTAAATAATTTGCTCCTCTACTTCTGATGTATTGAGATAAATCAGGAGGTAGTTTACCCATATAAGCTTTTATATCCCCATTAGATGTAAATGCAGCCATAGAACCTTTTTTCATATCAGCATATTTTATTCCGTGACATCTTTGACAAGCATCATTGAATACTTGTTTATTTGTCATTTCTTTTGGAGCAATTGATTCTAAATAAGCAACCATATCAGCAATTTCTTGCGGTTGCATCCAGTCATAACTAGGCATTGGATGAGCTCTACCATCAACAAATTTATGAGAAACTTTAGATGCTAAAGCAGGATTTTTAATAAATGCAATTAAATACTCTTTTGAGTATAGTTTACCAGCACTTCCTAAATCAGGAGGAGTAACACCATAAGCAGCTCCTGCACTTGCATTATCCATAAGTTGTGGGAAACCTTTTGATTCAATACTGTGACATGCTGTACAGTTTGATGTAACTAGAGTTTCTCCATTTGCTACATTTCCAGTTGCTTTTAGAGCATCTTGATTACTAGCCCAAAACTCATTTACTGTTGTATCGTATTTAGCAGCTTCATCTAATGTTAATGTTGCACCTTTTATAGTTTTTTCATTATTTAATTTTTTAGCTTCTTCTAAAGCTTTTTGAGCTTTTTCTACTTTTTCTTTTGCACTAACTTTATCTGCTTCTTCAAATTTGAAATTTGCAGGGCTTACATGTGGATGCATTTGTGAGTGAGCAAAAGGCTCAACTCCCCAGTATGTAATAAGTGTAAGGATTACTACTACTGCTAATATTTTTAATTCTCTCATATTTTATCCTCTTCTTTTTTGATCAAGTTTAGAAATAACTGGAAGTAGAACAAATAGTAAAATAAATACAACTGCTGCATAGAATCCTACCCATGCGTTTGTACCTGTTGGAGGAAGTTTTCCATAAACAGTTAATACAATTAAGTCTACCATTAAAATCCAGAACCAAATAAAGAATAGAGGTCTTTTGTGTGCAGGTAAAATTTTTGTATCTCTATCTAACCAAGGTAAAACAAAGAAAATACCATTTGCAAATGCAAACGCAATTAGACCTATATCAAATGCTTTAATACCAGCAATATCAAAGAAGAATCCTCTTAAAACTTCATACGACCATAAGAAATACCACTCTGGATAAATGTGAGCTGGAGTTACCATTGAGTCAGCCGGATCAAAGTTAACTGGATCCATTGCAAAGTTATAGTGGAAGAACACTAAATAGAAATAGAATATTAAGAATACTCCAAGAACAGCTAAATCTTTAGAGATAAATACTGGCCAAAAAGGAATAACTTTTGACTCTTTTTTCTTACCACTTAAATATTTTTCAGCTTCTGCATCAAAATCAAGCTCTTCAGCATTTTGATTATTTACGTGAGGAATTCTTAATGTGTAGAAGTGTAAACCAATTAATCCCATAATAGCTATTGGTAATAAGAATACGTGTAACATAAAGAATCTTGTTAATGTTGCATCAGCAACGTTGAAATCTCCTCTAATCCAAACAACTAGAGCATCACCAATAACAGGAACTCCACCAAATAAGTTTGTAATAACCATTGCAGCCCAGTAAGACATTTGTCCCCATGGTAACATATAACCAGAGAACCCAGCAGCACTAAATGTAACAAATAGTAGCATACCTGAAATCCAAATCATTTCTCTACCTTGTTTATAAGAACCATAATAGATTCCAGTTAACATGTGAATATAAATGATTAAGAATACAACAGAAGCAGCAACACCATGCATATGTCTAAATAGCCAACCAAATGCAACTTCTTGCATAATTGTATAGTTTACTGAATCAAATGCTAATGCAACATCTGGTTTGTAGTACATCATTAGAAATAATCCAGAAATTATTAAAATACCAAATGTAGTAGCTAGTAAAACTCCCATTGCCCATAGGAAGTTAATATCTTTTGGAATCCAATACTCAGTCATCATAACTTTATTGAAAGTTGTTAGATTTAATCTTTGGTCTAACCACTCTCCAACAGAGTTAGCTTTTTCGAATTTTGCCATCTCTTATCTCCTTATGCTTTCATTGCTTCAGCAATTTGTTTACACTCTGGTCCTTCGTTTCCAAGAACAATAGTGTTTCCTTTTACTTCAAATGGAGGTAAATCTAAAGGTCTTGGTGGTGGTCCGAAAACTTGTTCACCACTAGCATTAAATTCTCCACCGTGACAGGCACATTTCCATTGATCTTTCTTCCATGCAGGAATACAACCAAGGTGAGTACAAAGACCAATAGCAACAGTATATCTATCACTTCCTATTACTAAATCTCTTTTAGAGTTTTCCATATCGGCAGTTTTCTTTAAAACAAAAATAGGTTTACCTCTCCATGTGAATGTAGATGGTTCACCTGCTTTTAAGCTGTTTAAATCAATTTCCGTAAATCCACCAGCTAATACGCTAGGAAGTGGATCCCATACTTGCTTCATACCATACAAAGATGCGGCTCCTCCAACTGCAGCAACTGCAGCAAATGAGTAGCCAATAAAATCTCGTCTATTTGTATTGTTAGACATATTTGGC comes from the Aliarcobacter cibarius genome and includes:
- a CDS encoding c-type cytochrome gives rise to the protein MRELKILAVVVILTLITYWGVEPFAHSQMHPHVSPANFKFEEADKVSAKEKVEKAQKALEEAKKLNNEKTIKGATLTLDEAAKYDTTVNEFWASNQDALKATGNVANGETLVTSNCTACHSIESKGFPQLMDNASAGAAYGVTPPDLGSAGKLYSKEYLIAFIKNPALASKVSHKFVDGRAHPMPSYDWMQPQEIADMVAYLESIAPKEMTNKQVFNDACQRCHGIKYADMKKGSMAAFTSNGDIKAYMGKLPPDLSQYIRSRGANYLETFINDPQKQLEGTAMPRVGLTQESQAQVIKYLEEVGDSKKAQREELGPKFLIYLAIFAIFAFLWKASRWRDVH
- a CDS encoding 6-carboxytetrahydropterin synthase, with protein sequence MWEISKEFDFCYGHRVWSQSLNIEFSLDGCLMCRHLHGHQGKVIVYLKSDKVKDGMVTDFKHLNWFKKFLDDILDHKFIIDINDPLFSTLLPMIDKKDLIDFEEGYKTVNLKGFQNELLELYESYIIVNFVPTSENISEWLLKIVQEKMNKIDVKVSKIEFLETPKSKSTFYARS
- the queC gene encoding 7-cyano-7-deazaguanine synthase QueC, coding for MINNFNKKAVVILSGGMDSTLSSYIAKNSGYELIAVHFNYGQRTQERELKAFRDICEKLNVLNKYEIDIPFFTQIGASALTDKTIDVPTSGIEKGIVPITYVPFRNGIFLSIASAIAEKEEASAIYIGVVEEDSSGYPDCSDNFIQDMNKAINEGTKEDTKIRIITPLVHLSKTQIVEESIKLNVPLNLTWSCYKEEIEACGVCDSCRLRLNGFKNANAIDPIKYKEIN
- a CDS encoding Rieske 2Fe-2S domain-containing protein, whose translation is MSNNTNRRDFIGYSFAAVAAVGGAASLYGMKQVWDPLPSVLAGGFTEIDLNSLKAGEPSTFTWRGKPIFVLKKTADMENSKRDLVIGSDRYTVAIGLCTHLGCIPAWKKDQWKCACHGGEFNASGEQVFGPPPRPLDLPPFEVKGNTIVLGNEGPECKQIAEAMKA
- a CDS encoding 16S rRNA (uracil(1498)-N(3))-methyltransferase gives rise to the protein MQYIYDKLAGSLTLEIKDENYNYIIKARRHKLDDYISFRNLQDDFLYVYKIIEINKKNTILELLNKEEKIVENSTKLHIAWCVVDPKTIYENISSLNELGVDRISFVYSDFSQKNFKINFEKLEKILINSSTQCGRSSIIKFDIFKNLNTFFKEFPNSYILDFSNSLIDDKKGDIKTLVIGPEGGFSEKERESFDKNFVVGIKSNIILRSETAIITASSKIIV
- a CDS encoding cytochrome b, whose amino-acid sequence is MAKFEKANSVGEWLDQRLNLTTFNKVMMTEYWIPKDINFLWAMGVLLATTFGILIISGLFLMMYYKPDVALAFDSVNYTIMQEVAFGWLFRHMHGVAASVVFLIIYIHMLTGIYYGSYKQGREMIWISGMLLFVTFSAAGFSGYMLPWGQMSYWAAMVITNLFGGVPVIGDALVVWIRGDFNVADATLTRFFMLHVFLLPIAIMGLIGLHFYTLRIPHVNNQNAEELDFDAEAEKYLSGKKKESKVIPFWPVFISKDLAVLGVFLIFYFYLVFFHYNFAMDPVNFDPADSMVTPAHIYPEWYFLWSYEVLRGFFFDIAGIKAFDIGLIAFAFANGIFFVLPWLDRDTKILPAHKRPLFFIWFWILMVDLIVLTVYGKLPPTGTNAWVGFYAAVVFILLFVLLPVISKLDQKRRG